The Punica granatum isolate Tunisia-2019 chromosome 4, ASM765513v2, whole genome shotgun sequence sequence ATTTATTGATGTTTTAATCCATATCCTTTTGCTTGTATGGCGACTCCTAGGACCCGTCCGACGTTTTTTTGGGTTCCCTTTCTAATTTATTCGTGTTAGTCTGTAGTCGTAAATGTTCTCAATGGAGGAATGGTAGCTCACTTGTTGAACGTTCCTTCACATCCGTGGGCTGAGGTAATGGAAAGCAGAGAAACACAGTTGAGATGTAACTTTCAGGCTCGGTGTTGAATTTTTACTTCAGCCGGACTTCCTGGCATCGGCCCGATTCTCAATCCATATTTCGATTTTAACAGGCTCAGGTTATACTCGTGAGCATGAAAAGCGCGAAAATCCTGAACTCCCCTGGTGAATTGCGGAAGCCGAATTCGATTATAAGAGAGAATGCTCCTATTGCTCATCAACAGTCACGTTCAGACTCCTTTCCGACCATGATGAGCTGAGTTCTGCCATGAGCTTGAAGCTATAAGAGCTCATAGGGGCCATTCTCGGCCTGTCATGGTTCAAACATGGTTGCATCTTCACTTAGCCGAGGTCAGCATGACCAGGTCCGAATGATGTGTGGTTCGACCGAGGCAAGCCACGGTCCACCCCGACAAGTTGGATTCTAGCCTCAAAGGGATGCTCAGCTCAGCTATTTCTTATAACTATGAAATTAATGgcgaaaacaaaagaaaaataaaggcgAAATAATTAGTTTCCTTAAATTTCTCAATCTtctaactttttaaattttagtctgaaaaattaaaatgattccTTCCGTTTCCACCATTTACCAATCCGTTAACTTTGACGTTAACTCAGCTAACGTGGCCGTTAACTCCGCCTATATGGTAAACGACAACACATGTGGACTTAAAATTGAAGTGCTGAAAATTTATTCACTTAAGAGAATAGATGCTTGATTGGTTAAGTCAAAACTGTTTGATAAAGTAAAATGTTGAAAACTTATAGTTCTCTAAggttatatttatattctgatcaatatttacttttttttttcaattaggctccatattttttaattcgattactgaaaatagagaaaaaaaaaagagagaggagatgCCAATATTGGAGAGGGCGGAGAGGGAAGGGGCGGTGGTAGCCCAGGTTTCGGCCACCACAACCTTAATCAAGATTGCCGGCGACCTCACCTGGGCTATGGGAGCCGGGATCGAGGCCACCACCGCTCTCAAttgcccctctctctctctttgaaatcgttgaagaaagagagggagattTGGGGCGGTGGTGGCCTTGAGCCCAGCCACTATCGCCCAAATGAGATCACCGGCGACCTCGATTAGAAATCGGGGCCACCACTACCCTCCTCCTTCATCCGGCACCAGCCACGCCCCCTCCCCCCaacacaaaaacaaaaacccaacatTCTTACAGAAAAATCGAGAAATGGACTAGattgcaaaataaaaaagtgcaAGGGCACTGCTGTAAATAAATCAAAAGTAGCCCCTACTGCGCGAATAAGCAAATATAGAGCTGAATGATTAAGTAGGTTTTGGATTATTAAATGATGCAGCACCTTTTTGACTGAATTGTTAACttaaattttatgttattttatcaataggtttaattttattaagtgctgaaaaattaatttagttaTCAAACACAATTttatggtgtgtttggttttagagttaagtagaattgaattttgattttaattggattataatgattgtattgttgaattatgagaaaaagtttaaaaaagtaatgaataattaagagaaagtaatgattgtattgttgaattgtgaaaaaagtaatagataattgagagaatttagtattaaaaattgaattgaatgattaaataaattgaaaaaaaaaataaaaataattgtggtgtttatttttattgtgcactgaataaagttaaaattagagttaaaattttaaaaatttaattacgaAATCAAATGGGGTGTTAGTGTCCTGATGTAGAAGCACTCttcaatcattatttttttttttttaatttcattcgTACAACAAGAGACCAACATTGAAGAGGGACCGATTTTCCCTTATAATAGAAAGATACCATATGGGGTTTGTTGTTTTGGATAAATGTCAACATTTTATCCTcatcattcattcattcaaccctctaaataatacaatatacaattaaaatataatatatgaatctGATAATCTACTATATGATCCAATCCATTCATGCATGTTCCCAATTGCAATCACTATAAAGCCAACAGTATTACTTTTCCATCCAAAGACACAGCATTATCAGCTGGAAGTCCTCATCCggtttagaattatttaaaaagaaaaaaaaaattgagctGATGAAATCAGAAATtgtatcaaaatttttatacaGTTATCGATCGTATAACGCGTTCTATTGAACGAATCAGCTAAATTTTCGTGTACTATACGACTCATTAGTGATGGTATGGATACGTACTTCCTTTTTCAACACAAAAAATGTCCAGAAAATTTCAAGATAACACTCATTAACAATTTGCTAGCCCCACCATGAAGCTTCTATGTATATctgtatctatatatctatatacaattttatttttttagaaccTCTCGTCTCTCCTCCCCGAGCTTCAAAACAAACAAACccttaaataattaaaatcacGATTCTTCATAAACTATTATATAATTTCCTTATACTATTGACGGGAGAAGGGGCATCAGGATCTGTGGGAGAATCAAGAAGATCCATAATTTCTCTCCCTCCCCCCCCAAAATTTCAATCTAATGGAATCTGATGTTATCATCCTCTGCTTCAAGCTGAGCCCTTTCCCTCTCTCCTTCGGAATTTAGGGTTTTTGCGCCCGCTGGTTTGGCGCTGAATTCGCTCGCTTCCTCTTTCATGGTGTAAAAATGGCGGCTTTTGATCGTTTCGGCTTTATGGGTGTGTTGTTGTTATGGCTCTGGTTGCTGTGTTTCTGCTGTACGGCGTCGGGCAACGTGGTTTTGATTGGCAGCAACGTTACTCTCTCCTTCAGCGCCATTGAAGCCAATTTCGGTCGgtgccctttttctttttaattaattgtaatttcaACTTTGTATGTTTTTATTAATGGGAAATTAGCTGAACGGTTGATGTTATGTTTCGGTGCTGTGTCTGCTGTTTTTCGATTGCCTGTTCAGATTCAGCTTGTGTCTGATGTTGGGTTCGTCTTGAAATTTCCAGCTCCTGCAGTTAGAGGTTCCGGCGAATGCGGGTTGCTCTATCTCGCGCACCCCCTCGATGCATGCTCCGACTTGACGAACAAAATTGAGCGGCTCCCGAATTCTAGTTCCCCGTTCGTGCTGATGGTTAGAGGAAATTGTAGTTTCGAGGAAAAAATTAGGAGAGCCCAGAAGGCTTCTTTCAAAGCTGCCATCGTCTACGATAGCGAACCCGGCCCCCTGGTTGCAAGTAATGATCCTACCCTTCACGAAAGACATATTGGTTACTTGCTCTTAATTTGGTCTCTGTAGCCTGCTGCAGTGTAgagtattattaaatttattgattgCTTATCCTCCTAGATTTTCATGGTTATGTGAATTCTGTTGCAAGTTAGATGGTTTGTAGCTTGGGCAAGTTCTAATCTGCACGTGTAGTTTATTTTGGCTAGTTTTAACTTTTTTCTGCTCATCTTCATGCTAAGTTTTGTGAGTTAATGATGTATAATATCTTTGTGACCCTCCTTTTATGTGCTTGCTCGGGCCCCGTGCGCATAGATATGCCTCCACGGCACAAGCTAAATCTATATGCTGCTGCAACATAGTTTTATAGGTCCCAGAAGTGCGATAGCTTAATAACTTGGTGTTAGCTTTTTCTTTCCATAAATAGTGAGAAACAAAGTACCTTTTCAGAACCCTATTGCTGATTGCAGTGGAGATGATGATTGATGCCGAATGATATGATTTGAAGAAGGATGGTCTTAAGCTTTAGTCTCGCAAATAATGTTTCAATGTATGAATTGTTGATTGAGAACCTTAATTTGCTAAATAAAATCTCTAATTTCCAATGATTTCTGGAATTTGCAGTGGCAGGGAACTCGGCTGGTATTAAAATCCACGCAGTGTTTGTTTCTAGAGAATCAGGCAGGATTCTTACATCGTACGCAGGATCTAAGGACGTGGAGCTCTGGATAATCCCGAGTTTTGAAAACTCCGCATGGTCCATTATGGCAATCTCCTTCATCTCCTTGCTTGCGATGTCAGCGGTACTTGCAACATGCTTCTTCGTTCGTAGGCACCGGATAAGACGAGAGCGTCCCCGTGCCAACCCACGCATTCGGGAGTTTCATGGGATGAGCAGTCGCTTAGTTAAGGCAATGCCGAGCCTTATATTCACTTCCGTTTTGGAGGATAACTGCACATCAAGAACCTGCGCTATTTGCCTCGAAGATTACAATGTGGGAGAAAAGCTCAGAATCCTTCCCTGTCGACACAGTAGGTTTCGTTTCTCTGCCCTCTATGTAATCATGCATAGATCCTCCATTTGCTCTATTTCTCTGTTTATGATTGATTAATATGGTTAACTTATTTCTACTTGTAGTTTGTGACTCTGTGTAATATGACATACTGGAAAGTGAGACTAGGTTGTTTAGTTCTAGAATAGCGCCTGTTTCTGTCTTATATGGCTAAGCATtagtaatatattttttaaatttattttttgaacaGAATTTCACGCTTTATGTGTGGATATGTGGCTCACGACATGGAGAACCTTCTGCCCTGTCTGCAAGCGTGATGCAAGGACAAGCACAGGGGAACCACCGGCATCTGAATCGACGCCACTGCTCTCTCCTAGTCCATCAGCATCCTCCCTAGCCTCCTCCTATGCTCGATCGACTGCACTGTCATCATCAGCCGTACGAATCTCCCCATCGCCAACACCTTCACTGGTCCACACGCCTTCCATCCCAAACTCCTACTTAATGTCTCACCAGTCCCTTCGGTCGTACCGTCAATCTCCTCCTATGAGCGTGAGCAGAAGCACTAATGACCTAAGGAATGCATCGTCTCAAAGGTCGCATGGGTCCCACCTGGTCTCTCCGCATTCCTTGGGCTACCCTTCTATATCTCCCCTCAACTCTCGGTTCATGTCTCCTTACGCACCAAGCCCAAGCATCGGTTCCTCGAGTTTCATGGGGTCCAGTCACCAGAACCACCATGCACTTCATTGTAGCGAGTCGGCAGCAAGCTTCTCTCCTTTTGCTTCAGCACATTCCCTTCCTGAGTCCTAGACTCTACAAAGCCCTGGCCCCAATTCAGTGTGCAAAGATTTCAATCAAAAGGATAAATAATCTTGGGAAGATGCATTCTCGGAGTGGCTTACGGGAACACAAGGGGAAAAATGTTGCTACTGCCGAGCTGCGTTCAACGACGATGATAGACTCGAGCTGCCCAAGGTCTGTACATTGTAGCATTAGCTTCTTGTTTTTCAGGTGAGCTTGGAAGTCGTTGCTTCGGGTTTTTACTGGCTGAGTTACTTATTAAAATGATCGGTGCAAAGTCCATGATTGTAATTTTACCCTTCTTCGGGTGAATGGAagttaaaaattatgatttgtacttcagcatatatatgtgaatgGTCTTCTTGTGGTTGAATAGATTGGTTGTAGAGACAGTTTTAACCCCTCCACATCTTGTGATGACCGGTTTAACCCCTCCCCATCTTGTGATAACCTGAGGTTACCGGTAAATGAGATTAACCTTTCTCTAATTGTGCTTTTCTTTCAGTTCCCATGAGCCTTGAACTTAAAAGTGGGTGTTTTTCTGCCCCTTGTTTTCTGTCAATGATGGCAAAATTTTTGTTTGACGGCAAAATGTCATTTTATCAACAATCACCTCGGCCTGTGGAGAGTCTTACATGTGACATGTATATCGCGTGACATGTATCACAATTCAATAAAGATTCACTAATTAAGTCTAGGCTTTTATAATTgtcattaaaaaaatctattgtCGTTGAAAATaggttttcattttcttgtgATATAATGTCACATGTTATATCCGTTACCCTTAACGTCTTTTTCACGGCAATACCTTTCTCGATCTATGAGGTGTTATATCCGTTACACAATCTATGAGGTGTTATATTCGTTACACAGATGAGATTAGGTGACTCACGGCGAGCTAATGTAATTTACCCTGTAGAATTACTCTGCAGAGAGCACACTTCGCGTTTGGGGACAAGCCATCCCCCTTGTAGACGAGGTGGCTTTTTGTTGTCCATCCTCTACATCAATACCTTAAATACGGGCCCTGTCTCATAGTAATCTCTTTATTTACATATGCATACCAAAAGAGGGTGTCAACACTATTCATGTAGCGGGTAGATGGAACATTCTTCTTCCTCTAACTTTATCGTCGAACACTTTCTTTTAGTATTGCATATGACAATATGATGGCCACGACATGTATCCGACTACGATACTCATAGAGTTGATGGATTCCATATTTATCAGTACGGGTTTTGTTTTCCGAGCGTGATCATACAATACGATAGTACGCTGTAATTCCAATGCCAATTTCATGCCCGTATGTTTAGATCAATAAGAATTGAAGCTCAAGAAGATGTCGGACACAGTCGGTGTACCTTTCGCTAATCATTTCTTTCTCATGGCTCCagatttcttgattttaattttttttaataattttttcttaccATCTCTTTTTCCAGCATTGATTATATCCACCTACCATCTCTGCCCCTTTCCATTTCAATATTCAATCCAAAATGACGTATCTTTCTTAATTTCATGCAACACATGCAGATCTTTGTACAATATATGTTTGGTACCTTTAAGATCTAGACAGTGACAACTGGTAGGTCCTCGCGGACTAAGTATCTTGCGCACCAGGGGGTTATATAGAGAAAGCGATTCTCGAGATGCCCTTCTTCAATCCAGCATCTGAAAAGGCCAGTTCAACAGTCATGACTAGCATGCGCTCCGGGTAGCTATCGAATTGGGATGAGTCGTAATTTGGTTCTATGCCTCCAATTAAGAATATCATGTCTATTTGATTAGATGCATACATGATTATGACTAAACCAATATAATGGTGATTTGCATTAGGGAGATCAGTTAGATGGCTATATAGCACCCGAACCCTAGATCCTCCTTCCTTCATAATCATTAACCTAAACTCCGAAGTTACAATACGAAAAGGAAGGCTCAGTGTAGTCGCATTTGACTTCAACTCAAAATCAAGAGCATGATGGACTGGGGGAGTTACCCctaaaatttaactttatatgGAAAatcattagttttttttttcatttctagtAAAATTATTTGTATTCACTCCCTAATTCGGCAAAGTTACTTTTCCTTTTGCCTCCCTAATGACTTGCCCCCCTCGACCAAAACCTTGGTTACGTCCCTAATCAAGAGATAAAATTGATGAAGAACCACAATCCCACATTAGAGAGAAACAAGGGCGATCTTGGCGTTTTTATAATAGCAAGATATACTCATTTCTCCTAAGATGCACCTTTTAAGGGCGAAACCCTGCAAGTCTGGCCCAAAGCAGACAATACCTCTTGGCGAGCCTCTCTGTGTGGGAACGTAGCCATGCTACTCAACTTCCCAAGCCCTTCGTCTCTCGAGGGGCTATGATGTGGAAATCTAATCCCATATTGGAGAGAGACATGAGTCTTGGCCTCCTTGTAAGAGTAAGATACAACCTTTTCTTCCAAGAGGTGTCTTTTAAGGGCAAAACCGTGCGGGTCGAGCATCATTGGTGCCGTCTGTGGGAACGTAGCTATGTTGTTGAACTTCCCAAGCCCTTCGTCTCTCGGGGGTTGTGATGAGGAACCCCAATCCCATTTTGGAGAGATAAGAGGGTCTTGGCCTCTTTGTAAGAGCCAGATACACCCCTTTCTCTCAAGAGACGCCTTTTAAGGACAAAATCGTGCTTGCCTGGCCTAAATCGAACAATACCTCTTGGCGAGCCTCTCAGTGACAAGGATCTTGGCTTGTATCCTCACCATTTGTGATGAGGAACCTGAATTCTACATTAGAGAGAGACTCTCTTGGTCTCTTTATATGAACAAGACACACCACTTTCTCCCAAGATGCGCCTTTTAAGGGCAAAATCATGCGAGCTAGACCCAAAGCAGACAATACCTCTTGGCCGGCCTCTCTATGGCACGAATCTTGGGTCTTATCCTTATCATTGGCACTGTTTGTAGGAACGTAGCCATGCGCTCAACTTCTTAAGCCTCTCATCTCTCAGGAGATTGCAATAAGGAACCTCAATCCCACATTGGAAAGAGACTGGGGTTTTAGTCTCTTTATAAGAATAAAATACATCACTTTTTCTCAAGAGGCACCTTGTAAGGGTAAAATCATGCGGGCATAGCCCAGTGTGGCAATACCTATTGACAAGTCTCTCTGTGACCAAGATCTTGGGCCACATTCTCATcattggcgttgtctgtgggAACATAGCCATTCGCTCAACTTTCCTATCCCCTTGATACCTTTTTATAAGAGCAAAATATCTCTTGGCAAGTCTCTCTATGGCGCTTACCACTAGCACGGTGGTCTAGTGGTTAAGCATCAAGCGCTCCACTTGAACATTACGAGTTCGAACCTCACTGAGGACGTAAAGTTTGCCACTATGTGGGTGTATTATGAGATGGCGATGGCCGGCCCATAATGCTTGATCCAGTGAGCCTTgacttaattcactagtgtGTTGGTGGGGTTGCGGTGACCAAGTTGGGCTAAAGTCTCAACGAGTTATGGCGAAAGGAACATTCTGTGGCGGTTAGGTTCCCTTAGTTGGAACAGCCACAACGGGCTAATAACCCGACCTAACCTTTATACCtagcgaaaaaaaaagtctccTTATGGCGCGGATCTTGAGCCAATCctcataagaaaatatttggtTCTCATCCCTGGAACCCGTGCTCGTTTATATTCACCCCTCCCCTTATCTCCTACTCAATCCGTAAGCCCTCACTATAACAGATCTACTAATGTCTTGTCTGAAGTCAAGAAAGAGCGTGACAATTGACATATCAGGGAAAGATGAAAGTCCTTCTTGcggaaaaattattatttaaaagcTAAGACATGGATttctccaaaaaaagaaaaagagttgGCACTGTGGCACCAACTCTCTATACTAATTATATTAATGAAGATgcatgtattttttatttgttttaacaGAAACtgattttccttaaaaaataaaaatcatatcaTGCATGTAATTAAGTTATAAGATAAGATTTCTTGCATGGGGCAATGTTCTCAGAAGTCGCTTATCCTAACAATTAGCcagatttaaaataaaaaatcggAACAACGTGAGAAGAGCCCTTCCAGTTTCATTCATACCAACAGCGCTGTTGAAGGTCGAATTTACCGATATCACAGTCGGATGAACAAGGTGAAATCCCcattaatgtttatgtttgttGAACATGTAGAACTTTTTCGAGCCACTTTTGATTGCAGGAGCATCTCATACATCGAAATTCTGGATAAAGCTCGAAACacataaaattcaataattcCTAGATCGGTCACGGACCAGATTCAGTCACGATCTCTCCTGCTCATGATGAACATTATGTATACTGCGAATACGCAATCATTGAAGCATATTATTATTCAATCCTTGTGTCAAGGCAGTCGGCACACGGGTGAGATCGATGTGGCTGAATATCGGGGTATAGATTACTTTTTTGTATCTCTAACAAATCTAGACATTATGATATCTTCGCCACAGTTTGGTCTTGGGTTTGCCTCAATTTTTTGAAGTGGGACTACAATGATATGATGgcaaattattatattctgGCACTGAGATACACTTAATTAACTagcaatatatattaatttttttattttctaggCAATAATGTGGTGTCtgcataaaaaattaagagattcttcttcatttttatttattgtaattaatatttccaacaatttcttaaaaattagGTTCAACTTCATTTAATATGTTTAACCTTCTGTAACATTCAAGACTTTCTTCCACAGAAGGGTATGATATAGTATAATTCAGCTCGATCTTCGTTCCGGATATAACTCAAACCGAAATTCAAATCAATATGCctatatattgatttttccCGACCTAGGCATGAGTATGAACTTTGAGCTAAGCGTTTCCCGTTATTATGTATTCGCTTCGGGTGGTGCGTACCGACAACTTTTTATCACGAACAACTGTGGGTCTCACTCACTCGAGTGGACCTAACTATTTATCATATAATGTCTCTCCCTAATCCAATGTCAGTGGTtccatatatattctattccaCGAAaccaacaaaaaagaaaaacatatgaAAGTCCACTATACGTAGTACCTTTCAAACTCATGGaacaacaaaaaagaaagtgggCAAAGGGGAAGCTTTGTCTTTAAGGTAGATACTTTTGGGACATGGGATCCAATCCAATATATggtcccctaatttttttaagtgaGATAACAAAAGGTTCACAATTTATTAACTGATATAAATTCTCCTTTGAACTTTTGTTT is a genomic window containing:
- the LOC116204848 gene encoding receptor homology region, transmembrane domain- and RING domain-containing protein 2-like isoform X1; its protein translation is MAAFDRFGFMGVLLLWLWLLCFCCTASGNVVLIGSNVTLSFSAIEANFAPAVRGSGECGLLYLAHPLDACSDLTNKIERLPNSSSPFVLMVRGNCSFEEKIRRAQKASFKAAIVYDSEPGPLVAMAGNSAGIKIHAVFVSRESGRILTSYAGSKDVELWIIPSFENSAWSIMAISFISLLAMSAVLATCFFVRRHRIRRERPRANPRIREFHGMSSRLVKAMPSLIFTSVLEDNCTSRTCAICLEDYNVGEKLRILPCRHKFHALCVDMWLTTWRTFCPVCKRDARTSTGEPPASESTPLLSPSPSASSLASSYARSTALSSSAVRISPSPTPSLVHTPSIPNSYLMSHQSLRSYRQSPPMSVSRSTNDLRNASSQRSHGSHLVSPHSLGYPSISPLNSRFMSPYAPSPSIGSSSFMGSSHQNHHALHCSESAASFSPFASAHSLPES
- the LOC116204848 gene encoding receptor homology region, transmembrane domain- and RING domain-containing protein 2-like isoform X2, coding for MVRGNCSFEEKIRRAQKASFKAAIVYDSEPGPLVAMAGNSAGIKIHAVFVSRESGRILTSYAGSKDVELWIIPSFENSAWSIMAISFISLLAMSAVLATCFFVRRHRIRRERPRANPRIREFHGMSSRLVKAMPSLIFTSVLEDNCTSRTCAICLEDYNVGEKLRILPCRHKFHALCVDMWLTTWRTFCPVCKRDARTSTGEPPASESTPLLSPSPSASSLASSYARSTALSSSAVRISPSPTPSLVHTPSIPNSYLMSHQSLRSYRQSPPMSVSRSTNDLRNASSQRSHGSHLVSPHSLGYPSISPLNSRFMSPYAPSPSIGSSSFMGSSHQNHHALHCSESAASFSPFASAHSLPES